From the genome of Latilactobacillus curvatus JCM 1096 = DSM 20019:
CGAGGTCGACACCGGTGAGGGTCATCGCGTGGGAAACAACGCCTTGTCGGTAGTCAAGTCGTTGGTCTTTTGGCATCGTCAAATCGAAACCAAAGAGTCCAGAATAGTCGTAAAGGTTGCGATCAAGCCAGCCTTTTTGTCGGTCCATATCCGCGAGCACGTCATTGCCAAACCAAATTGTTTCACCGTTTTGTAAGGATTGGATAGCCAGTGCTTTTAAACGTTCAGGGGGTAAGTTTAAGAGGCGCATTGGGTGACCTTCGACTACCGTGTTTTGCGATTCTAAACTGTAGAGTTGGTTGTATTGTTTACTTGTTTGGGGGCTGCTGACAACGGTGATGTAGTCGTCAAAGTTGCGATTGAGATATTTTTGATAGAAACTTTGCGGGGTTAAACCGCGGTCTTCATGGTAATTTTGGTCGTCATCGCGATAGGTGAAGTCAAACGTTTCGACTGGTTCGCCGAATGCGTAAACACATAGCCGATAGATTTCACTTAAGAAACCAGTCCGCGTTTCACTGATGGTTGTTTCGCTAGCGTTGTCAGCAACAAGTTGCCGTAATTGAATCGCATCTTTGCGCAGTTTCAAATTAAGAGTGCTGTTGAATTCAGTGGTTAAGTCACTGTTATAAGTTTCGGGCATGACCGACTTGGGCACAGCACCGTATTTTTGAATCAGTGCCACTGCGTTGTCCCATTGGCCACCGTCAAAATCGGGACCAGCGAGGGTGAAGGCGACTTCGCGATCCGTAATCGGCTTGTCGGCAGTTGCTAAAATCTTTTCATAAAAGAGGTTCGCCTTTTCGATGCGATCCCAGAAAGATAGATAATTTTGGGAGAGTTCGAAATTCTTAACGTGATATTTCTGTTCGAAATCGTGGCGTAATGTATTTAGAGTGGCAAATAACCAGCACCGCCCACTCTTTTTTTGAAAGCTGACATCACCAGTGGGGAGGTCGATTGAGTAGGTTGGATCAAGGGTGACGGCAGCATCGGGGCGTTGACTAACGGCGTTAATGCCATTCGTCATCACAGCATTTTTGAGCGTCGTTGCTTGTGGCACGCCAGCTAAAGCGGTCCGCATCTTGATTAAATTATTATGTGTAATTTCTTGGGTCATCTAATCACTCCTTAATTTTTGAATTAGTTTAATTCTAGTTGATTAGATGGGAGATGTAAACCGAATAACGGGGATAAAGCTAAAAGAATGGTGATTGATAAATGTGAAAGAAAACGATTTATATGAGAGCACGGGACACAAAAAAACGAACCGCTGAGGGTTCGTTTGGAAACGTGCTTTTTAAAGCTGACGCTTGCGCTTAGCTACGTATTGCAAACGACCGATTTTGTCGGTCATTTAAAACACTGTGCTAGTGCACAGTGTCAAATCTGCTTTAAACGCACGCTTTATTTTGCTGTTAAAATCTTCACGCCATCAGGTGCGCCAACCACGACTTGGTCGACGATGTCTAGGAATAGGCCATGTTCAACAACGCCGACTTGTTCACTGAGCCATGATGCCAGTAGGTGGGGATGTTGGACTTGGTTGAGGTGTAAATCGATGACGTAGTTTTTAGAATCAGTTAAGACGTGTTGGCCGTCTGCAGTCATCCGGAATTCTGGATTTAAGCCTTCTTTAGCCATTTTGTTGAACACTTGTTGGCTGCCAAATGGAATCACTTCAACTGGTAGTGGGAAGCGACCGATTGTATCGACCACTTTTTCTTGATCGACAATCCAAATGTTGCGGGTTGAAGTAGTTGCGACTAATTTTTCGAATAAGTGCGCAGCACCGCCGCCTTTAATCCCTTGGAAGTTGGCATCGACTTCATCGGCACCATCGATGGTTAAATCAATGTGGTCGACATGGTTGAGTGCTTTGACCGGAATCCCAAGTGATTTGGCTTGTTCTTCAGTACGAATTGAGGTGCAGACACATGTTAAGTTGAGGTGTTCTGCTTGTACCCGTTTTGCAAGGGCTTCCACCATGTAAACTACTGTTGAACCTGTTCCGAGTCCTAAAATCATGTTATCTTCGACAAAATCCACTGAGCGTTCAGCTGCCATCTTTTTCATTGCATTCTTATCCATCAAGACACCCCTTTTGTATTAATAAATCTATTATACGAAAAAAACGCTTTAATTGGGCGCTTTTTGTTAAATTTTTAATTAAATCAGTCTTAGGCATTATTCACAGCCTCCGCGGTTTCATGGTATGATACAGTGGTACAAAAAGAACCCAAATGGGCGATAATATTAGGAGTTTTAGGAATGAAAAAACGCGGCTTTGAAATTGTGACCAAATACCAAGAGGCGGGATTGAGTTTACCGGTGCGTTCAACAGCGCATTCGGCGGGCTACGACTTTGCTTGTGCGGAGGACTTCGTGTTGCCATCAATCTGGCATTACAACTTTGTGCGTTTGTTCCGAATGATTCGAAATGGCAAACCGTTAGTGGATGACGATTTTGAACGTGCATCAAAAACATTGAAACCCTTTCTAGTACCGACCGGGATTAAGGCTTACATGCAAGACGACGAATATTTAATGATCGCCAATCGTTCAAGCAACCCACTCAAAAAAGGGTTAATTTTACCCAACGGCGTCGGCATTATCGATGCGGATTACTACGGCAATGATGCCAACGAAGGTGAAATTTTTATCCAAATGGTTAACTTCAGTCCGCGGGATGTTATCTTGAAAAAAGGTGAACGAATTGGACAAGGCATCTTCATGCCATATTTAGTCGCAGATGATGAAGCGACGGTAACCACCAAACGAACGGGTGGGTTTGGCTCATCTGGTCGCTAAACGTTAATCGCTAGGTCGCCGAAAATTCACAAACTTATGTTAAAATAAAACTAATCTCGATAATGAAGGAGAATCTTTGTGGCTAAAATTAAGACTCAGTTTGTTTGCCAAAATTGTGGCTATAGTTCCCCGAGATTCTTAGGTCGGTGCCCGAATTGTGGCGCTTGGAACCAAATGGTCGAAGAACGTGAACAACCTGCAGCTAGCGCGAAATCAAGTTTTACGATTTCAGGGCGGGCAACTGAACCAGAACAAATCAGCACCGTTAATATTCAAAAGGAACCGCGTATTAAAACTGAATTAAACGAACTCAACCGCGTGCTTGGCGGTGGAGTGGTACCGGGCTCATTGATTCTAATTGGTGGGGATCCTGGGATTGGAAAATCAACGTTACTCCTACAAGTTTCCGGACAACTTGAAAAGGTTGGTAAGATTCTTTATGTTTCTGGTGAAGAAAGTGCATCCCAGATTAAGATGCGGGCTAACCGGCTTGATGTGAATGGCGATCAACTTTACTTATATCCTGAAACGGATATGGGCAATATTCGGCATCAGATTGAAACAATGAAACCCGACTTTGTGGTGATTGATTCAATTCAAACGATGAGCGAACCAGAAGTGACTTCCGCAGTCGGTAGTGTTTCACAAGTGCGTCAAGTCACCGCTGAATTGATGCGCATTGCGAAGACGAACCAGATTACGATTTTTGTGGTTGGGCATGTCACTAAAGAGGGCGCTATTGCCGGTCCTAAGATTTTGGAGCACATGGTAGATACTGTGTTGTACTTTGAAGGGGATACGCATCATACTTACCGCATTCTTCGCTCGGTTAAGAACCGGTTTGGTTCAACCAATGAGATTGGGATTTTCGAAATGCGTGAAGCCGGCTTAAAAGAAGTCGCGAACCCATCCGAGATTTTCCTAGAAGAACGTTTGGCAGGGGCGACAGGTTCAGCCGTGGTTGTTTCGATGGAAGGCACGCGACCCATCTTGGTCGAGTTACAGACCCTAATTACCCCAACACTATTCGGGAATGCAAAGCGCACGTCTTCAGGGTTAGATCATAATCGAGTCTCCTTGATTATGGCGGTGCTTGAAAAGCGTGCTAGTCTCATGTTATCGAACCAAGATGCGTATTTAAAAGCAACTGGCGGTGTTAAATTAGATGAACCTGCGATTGATTTGGCGATGGCTGTTTCGATTGCATCAAGCTATCGGGATAAAGAAATTCCACCAACTGATTGTTTCGTCGGTGAAATCGGTCTGACTGGTGAAATTCGCCGGGTCAACCGGATTGAACAACGCGTCAGTGAAGCTGCTAAATTAGGCTTTAAACGTATTTATGTACCAAAGAATAACTTACAAGGGTGGGACGCACCGACGGATATTCAAGTGATTGGTGTGACCACGATTGCAGAAACTTTAAAGAAAGTATTCAACTAGGCATAAGTTGGAGCGAGAGGAGGTTGAACGATGCAACAAAAACGATTTACTAAAAAAAGAATATTAGGAATTGTGTTCATTATCTTAGGAGGTGCGCTTGGAATTACGGCGTTCCCAGTATTTTGGCCATTAGTTCATTTGGAAGACATGATGTATCTCAATAACGGTATTACTAACGCCATTTTAGGGGCCATTATTTTCTATCTATTATTCTTGGCGCTGGCAACACCAATGTTGAGAGCTATGCACCGGCTTGAAAAAGCCTTAACGAAACAATCACCTAGTTTTATTTTATTTGGGAGTGTTTTTTCACTAATTGGATTGTTATTAGCAAACGTTGTTTCGATTCCGCTATACCGGATGCCCATTTTTGCATTAAATACAGTTGTGCCCATTTTATTGATGATTGCCTTAGGGTATCTCGGCTTTCGAATTGGGACAACGCGAATGGAAGAATGGCGCCGTTTGATGCAACCTAAGAAACGCAATGCTGATGTATTAGAACGTAAAGTCGGCGATAATTTCCGTAAGTATAAGATTCTAGATACGAGTGTGATTATTGACGGCCGAATAAAAGAAATTGCTAAGACGGGCTTTATCGAAGGCACATTGATGGTGCCAAACTTTGTCTTACATGAACTACAATTAATTTCAGATTCCGCTGATAATTTGAAGCGGGCACGTGGGCGCCGTGGATTGGATATCTTAAACGATATTCAAAAAGATGATAGCTTGTCTGTTGAAATGTACGACGGTGATTTCGAAGATTTAACGGAAGTCGATAGTAAACTCGTTAAATTGGCAAAATTACTTGATGGGATTGTCGTGACGAATGATTATAACTTGAACAAGGTCTGTGAATTTCAAAACGTACCGGTCTTCAATATCAATCAACTCGCTAATACGTTGAAGCCCGCAGTTTTACCTGGAGAAGCGATGACCGTGACGGTGGTGAAAGCCGGAACAGAACGACAACAAGGGGTTGCTTATCTTGATGATGGCACGATGATCGTTGTTGAAGATGGCCAACATTACTTAAATAAACCGCTAGAAGTCATTGTGACAAGTGCGCTTCAAACCGCTGCGGGGCGGATGATTTTTGCCAGACCAGCGCATCAACAAAAAGGCTTGAAAGAAAAATAGCCACGCAGAACACTTTACACGGTCGTCAATAATCTGTATCATGGAGACCAACTAAACCGTTAAAATTGATGAAGAGAAGAAGTAGATGATGCCAATTGTTAAGAGAGCTTTCGAATTGCTGGAAGAAAGCCGATTGACCCATCGAAATGCACCTCTGAAATGCCAAGTGACTTTGTGACTTAGCCGGGACACCGTTACCTGTTCAAGGCATTTTTGCAAAGAAAAGTGGAACCACGCTCAATCGGCGTCTTTTGTTAACCAACAAAGGACGCTTTTTATTTGGAAGAGTGCGTTTGAAACGGTTTGACTTCGAGCATTTGCCTAATACCGTGAGGGAGCGCCACCGGCGATCGTTTGCGGTATGGAGCAAAGCACAGAAGTCAGTTTCAAAAAGCACGTTTAGAAGAAGAGTGCGACAGCAGGTGGTTATATTTTGAGCATTAACTGGATTTGACGAATTGGCGATGCAATCGCCGATTGGGCAAATTTGGTTAAGCGCAGAAATAAGCCTGCAAGAGCACGTTTAAGAAAGGAAGATTCGATGTTAACCGTTTATAATACCCTCACACGTCAAAAAGAAGTCTTCAAACCGATTCAAGCAGACCGCGTTAAAATGTACGTCTGTGGACCAACTGTGTATAACTATATTCATATCGGGAATGCGCGCAGTGCGATTGCCTTTGATACGATTCGGCGCTATCTCGAATACCGTGGCTATCAAGTCGATTATGTCTCAAACTTTACCGATGTTGATGACAAGATGATTAAGGCTGCGAATGCGGAACAAATCACGGTTCCGGAATTAGCTGAACGCTATATCACCGCTTTTAAAGAAGACACCCAAGCACTTAATATTGAAACGACGACGCTCAATCCGCGGGCGACAGAAAACATTCCAGAAATTATCGCGTTCATTCAAGATTTAATTGATAAAGGTTATGCCTATGCCGTTGATGGCGATGTTTACTATCGTGCCCGTAAATTTAAGGACTATGGACATCTAGCTGGTCAAGATATCGATCAGCTCGAACAAGGGGCCAGCGAACATACAGCAACCGAAGAAACCCTACGTAAGGAAGATCCAATCGACTTTGCCCTTTGGAAGTCAGAAAAAGGGACCGACATTGCTTGGGATTCACCTTGGGGTAAGGGTCGACCAGGCTGGCACATCGAATGTTCGGTCATGTCGACCAAATATTTAGGCGATACGATTGATATTCATGGCGGTGGCCAAGATTTAGAATTCCCACATCATGAAAATGAAATTGCTCAAAGTGAAGCGAAGACTGGTAAACATTTTGTCAACTATTGGTTGCACAATGGCTTTGTGACAGTCGGGGATGATGATCAAAAAATGAGTAAGTCACTGGGCAACTTCGTGACGGTGCATGATTTGATTCAAGAAGTTAATCCACAAGCATTACGTTTCTTGATGAGTAGCACGCAATATCGCCGACCAATCCGCTACAGTGAATCATTGTTAGCTGAAGCGCAAACGAATCTGGATCGTTTAAAAACGACCCTCGATAACTTAGCGTTCCGCCAAGCGACTGCTGAAGCGGGTGCAGACGCAGACATTGCCGCACAAGCGGCAAGCTTGGAAGACGCCTTTGTGACAGCGATGGATGATGATTTTAACGTGCAAAACGGGTTAACAGAATTGTATGAACTCGCTAAGCTTAGTAATCAATACCTGGAACGGGCTACCGTCCAAGCTGGTACGTTAGTGGATTTAACTACCCGTCTAACGCGCTTGTTAGCCATTTTTGGTGTTGAGTTTAAGGCGGCCCAACTGTTGGACGCAGAGGTCGAAAGCTTGATTGAAGAACGCAAAGATGCACGGGCAGCAAAGGATTTTGCCCGCAGCGATGCGATTCGCGATCAATTGAAAGAACAAGGGATTATTTTGGAAGATACACCACAAGGAATGAGATGGAGACGCGCATGAAAAATGCTTTACAACTAAACGGGATTGCGTTGGCATATATGGGCGATTCAGCCTACGAAGTGTATGTCCGCGCCCATTTGCTAGAACTCGGTTTAACCAAACCAACGCGCTTGCAACAAGTGGCGACACATTATGTGTCGGCTAAAGCGCAAGCTGCTTTGATTGGTTTGATGATCGATGATAATTATTTAACAGAAGAAGAAATGAATATTTTTAAACGCGGTAGAAATGCCAAAAGTTATACGAAAGCCAAGAATACGAGTGTTTCGACTTATCGGACCTCAACGGGCTTTGAAGCAGTTTTTGGCTATCTATACTTAACTGAACAACAAGAGCGCGTCGCTGAATTAGCCCACTGGTGTATTCAACAAGTCGACGCTGGGAGGACCCATGAGAAAAAATAATAACCAACCATTCAAACAAAAGAACAACGAATTCAATAGTCGTCGGACGGCCAATAATTCGGCAAAGCCAACGCGCCGTCCAGCTAACAAGAAACCAGCAGCACCCGTCGAAGAAGCAGTTGTTGAAGAACAAACTGATTTCGTCATCGGAAAACACGCTTCTTTAGAAACATTGAAGACCAGTGATGCGAAGAAAATCAATAAAATTTTCTTACAAGATGGCTTGAAGGCTGACTTTGTCCACGATGTTGTGAAATTAGCGAAAGAAAAACGTCTAATCATTCAAAATGTGCCTAAAAATAAGTTGGACTTATTGAGTGACCGTCAAAATCACCAAGGGATTATCTTAGCAATCGCACCGTTTGAATATGCGAGTGTTGATGATATTTTCGCTAAGGCCAAAGCCCGAGAAGAAGAACCGTTTATCTTAATCTTGGATAACTTGGAAGATCCCCACAACTTGGGTTCAATCATGCGGACAGCTGATGCGGTTGGTGTGCATGGGATTATTATTCCTAAGCATCGTGCGGTGGGGTTAACATCAACAGTTGCTAAGACATCGACTGGTGCGATCGAACATATCCTAGTGGCGCGTGTCACGAACTTAACACAAGAAATTAAGAAATTGAAGGACCGTGGTCTTTGGATTTTTGGCACCGATATGGCTGGTACCGACTATCGTAAGTGGGATGCTAAAGGACCAATCGGCTTAATCATTGGTAATGAAGGCAAGGGGCTTTCACCAATTGTTAAAAAAGAAGTTGATCAAACGTTGACGATTCCAATGGTCGGTCATGTGCAAAGTTTAAATGCGAGTGTCGCTGCGGGGGTTTTAATGTATCAGGCTTATAATAGCCGTCAACCTTTGGTATAGCAGATGAAAAAACAGATCTTAATTGCAGATGGTTATAATATCATTGGGAACTGGCCCGAGCTGAATAAGTTGAAACAAAATGATCATCTCGCGGATGCGCGTGATCGCTTATTGCAGATATTATCAGAATATCGCAAGTTTCGTGAGATTGAAGTCATCTTAGTATTTGATGCAATGTATGTGCCAGGGATTAAACAAAGTTATGTGCAGTATAATTTGGAAGTTGTCTTCACCGATGAGGATGAAACAGCGGACAGTTATATCGAAGGCTTAGCGGGTAAATTAATGTCGCCGATTACGCAAGTGACGGTGGTTTCGAGTGATCAAGCTGAGCAGTGGACGATTTTTTCACGGGGCGCATTGCGGGTGTCTTCGCACGATTTTTATCGTGAGATTCGCCGAACGCACCGTGAAATTGACCATGATGCCAAGCATTATCATGATCGGACCTTGCAACGGAATATGCCGTGGAATCCGGCGCAACTAGATCAACTTGCACAGGTGCGAGATGCACTAAGTGCTGAAAAAGATGATTAAACAAACGTTCTCTTAATAAATGTACGATAACTTGTTAAGATAAAGGCGTGGGGTTGCGTGAGAGGTGGTTCATTGATGGAATTAGCAAAACGTGATGCAAACTTAATTCAAGCGGTGGTTGAAAACGATTCTGAGGCGTTGGATGTTTTATTTAAAGCCTACCTACCAATGGTTTATCGCACCTTTACTCCATATTATATTCGCTTATTTGATGAGGACGATTGGTTACAAGAAGCGCGAATCGTCTGTTATGAGACTTGCCAGTGTTATGATCAAAATTGCGGCAAAAGTTTTGGTGGTTTTTATAAATTACGCTTTCACCACCACGTATTAAACTTGATTCGCAAAGAACTTGCTCAGAAACGACGGGTCGATCAGCAAGCCCTGTTATTTGATTGTTGTCCGGAATGCAATGCGCTCGCTGAAGATACCGTGGCATACTATCAGTCAACGGTTGAAATGCGGGCGTACTTAGAGACACTATCTGCTTTAGAGTTAGTGGCCTTTCGGGTTTTGACGGGGCAACTAGCAGTTGAGCAAGCGTGTAGCCAGCTAGATTGCACGTTTGAACAGATGAAACGGGCACAATCGCGTTGCCAGACAAAATTAAAACGATTCTATACTAAACAATAAAATAGCTAAAAGCTGCTAACCGACGATTTTTAGGCATTGGTTAGCAGTTTTTTGTGTTTAGTAGGGAGCATAAAAAATACTTTTCATGCGATAAAATAACAGGTGACAGGTTAATGATTGGGATAGGTCAACAAAATGGGCGGCTTATATATTTTTAAATAACATTAATTGACATTAATAAAGAAAGCGCTTATACTAAAAACATAGAGGAAATGAAAACGCTTTTTATAAGCCTTTTATCGCTTTCTAACCAATTAAAATTTAAGGGGTAATTCATTATGGCAGAAAAAACAATCATGTTATGTTGTGCAGCAGGGATGTCAACAAGTTTATTAGTTTCAAAGATGCAAAAGGCCGCTGAAGCACAAGGTTTAGACGCAGAAATTTTTGCAACTGGCGCTTCAGATGCAGACAACCAACTCGAATCTAAAAAAATTGACTGCGTACTATTAGGCCCTCAAGTTCGTTTCATGGAAGGTCAATTTAAAGAAAAATTGGCACCAAAAGGAATCGGTGTTGAAGTAATTGATATGAAGGCTTACGGCATGATGGACGGCGAAACTGTCTTGAAACAAGCGTTAGCATTAATCGGTTAAAAAAAGATTAAGAAAAGCGGTAGCGACCTATTTTTAGGCGGCTACCGCTTTTTTTGTTTATGAATCAGGTATAATTAAGGTAATCAAGTATAAAGGAGTTTATTCAATGAGTTTAATTGGTACATTAATTTGGTGGCTATTCGGGGGATTAGTAGAGGCTATCGGTTGGTTTATTCTGGGGATTGCCTGGAGTATTACGATTATTGGAATTCCAGTCGGGCTACAATGTTTTAAGATTGGCGCATTGACCTTGATGCCGTTTAACGCAACCGTTGTTTCAACGGGGGGTGCAGGTTCGTTTTTATTAAACATTGTTTGGTTTTTCTTAGGTGGTCTTGTGATGTGGGCGAGCCATGTCTTTTGGGGGCTATTATTATCAATTACGATTATTGGGATTCCATTTGGCCGGCAACACTTTAAGCTAGCGGCGTTATCGTTAAGTCCGTTCGGCAAACAAATTAATTAAAATGCAAAAGGGCAACGATATTGATCGCTACCCTTTTTTATGTGGTGCAGGCATATTTCTGTGCTTAGCTACACAAGTCAAACGATTGCTTGTAGCAAGCATTCGCCTTGTTAGGCTGATGCTCGCAGCATAACCGGCTTTTGACGCACTCTATTGTGTTAGTTCTTCTAGTGCCATCGCTTGTTCTTCCCAGTCTGATTCTGTTTGAGCGAGTTCAGCTTGGACTTTTTCTAGGTCTTGTTGTAGTTCTTGAAGCATGAGGGGTTTAGTAATTACGTCTGCTTGGGTCATTTGTTCTTGGATTGCGTTGGCCTTAGTCTCTAGTGCGGCCATTTTTTCTTCTAAAGCAGTAACTTCGCGTTCTAGTTTCCGTTGTGCACGTTGGTTTTCCTTACTTGCTTTGTAGGCATCTAGTGCATTGGCACTTGGTTGGATAATTGCACTGTTTTGGCTAGCTGCTTCTGCGTAAGCTGTTTCTTCAGCTTTCTTGGCGAGGTAGTAATCGTAATCACCGAGGTATCGTTTGCTACCAGTATCTGATAGTTCGATAATGCCAGTGGCGACTTGATTGATGAAATACCGGTCATGGGAAATGAA
Proteins encoded in this window:
- the radA gene encoding DNA repair protein RadA encodes the protein MAKIKTQFVCQNCGYSSPRFLGRCPNCGAWNQMVEEREQPAASAKSSFTISGRATEPEQISTVNIQKEPRIKTELNELNRVLGGGVVPGSLILIGGDPGIGKSTLLLQVSGQLEKVGKILYVSGEESASQIKMRANRLDVNGDQLYLYPETDMGNIRHQIETMKPDFVVIDSIQTMSEPEVTSAVGSVSQVRQVTAELMRIAKTNQITIFVVGHVTKEGAIAGPKILEHMVDTVLYFEGDTHHTYRILRSVKNRFGSTNEIGIFEMREAGLKEVANPSEIFLEERLAGATGSAVVVSMEGTRPILVELQTLITPTLFGNAKRTSSGLDHNRVSLIMAVLEKRASLMLSNQDAYLKATGGVKLDEPAIDLAMAVSIASSYRDKEIPPTDCFVGEIGLTGEIRRVNRIEQRVSEAAKLGFKRIYVPKNNLQGWDAPTDIQVIGVTTIAETLKKVFN
- the cysS gene encoding cysteine--tRNA ligase, translated to MLTVYNTLTRQKEVFKPIQADRVKMYVCGPTVYNYIHIGNARSAIAFDTIRRYLEYRGYQVDYVSNFTDVDDKMIKAANAEQITVPELAERYITAFKEDTQALNIETTTLNPRATENIPEIIAFIQDLIDKGYAYAVDGDVYYRARKFKDYGHLAGQDIDQLEQGASEHTATEETLRKEDPIDFALWKSEKGTDIAWDSPWGKGRPGWHIECSVMSTKYLGDTIDIHGGGQDLEFPHHENEIAQSEAKTGKHFVNYWLHNGFVTVGDDDQKMSKSLGNFVTVHDLIQEVNPQALRFLMSSTQYRRPIRYSESLLAEAQTNLDRLKTTLDNLAFRQATAEAGADADIAAQAASLEDAFVTAMDDDFNVQNGLTELYELAKLSNQYLERATVQAGTLVDLTTRLTRLLAIFGVEFKAAQLLDAEVESLIEERKDARAAKDFARSDAIRDQLKEQGIILEDTPQGMRWRRA
- a CDS encoding aminopeptidase C; protein product: MTQEITHNNLIKMRTALAGVPQATTLKNAVMTNGINAVSQRPDAAVTLDPTYSIDLPTGDVSFQKKSGRCWLFATLNTLRHDFEQKYHVKNFELSQNYLSFWDRIEKANLFYEKILATADKPITDREVAFTLAGPDFDGGQWDNAVALIQKYGAVPKSVMPETYNSDLTTEFNSTLNLKLRKDAIQLRQLVADNASETTISETRTGFLSEIYRLCVYAFGEPVETFDFTYRDDDQNYHEDRGLTPQSFYQKYLNRNFDDYITVVSSPQTSKQYNQLYSLESQNTVVEGHPMRLLNLPPERLKALAIQSLQNGETIWFGNDVLADMDRQKGWLDRNLYDYSGLFGFDLTMPKDQRLDYRQGVVSHAMTLTGVDLVNDQPTKWKVENTWSAKVGTKGYFSMSDAWFDDYVYEVIVKKAYLTKEEQAALTKTPIKLDPWDALQ
- a CDS encoding Mini-ribonuclease 3; amino-acid sequence: MKNALQLNGIALAYMGDSAYEVYVRAHLLELGLTKPTRLQQVATHYVSAKAQAALIGLMIDDNYLTEEEMNIFKRGRNAKSYTKAKNTSVSTYRTSTGFEAVFGYLYLTEQQERVAELAHWCIQQVDAGRTHEKK
- a CDS encoding sigma-70 family RNA polymerase sigma factor codes for the protein MELAKRDANLIQAVVENDSEALDVLFKAYLPMVYRTFTPYYIRLFDEDDWLQEARIVCYETCQCYDQNCGKSFGGFYKLRFHHHVLNLIRKELAQKRRVDQQALLFDCCPECNALAEDTVAYYQSTVEMRAYLETLSALELVAFRVLTGQLAVEQACSQLDCTFEQMKRAQSRCQTKLKRFYTKQ
- the rlmB gene encoding 23S rRNA (guanosine(2251)-2'-O)-methyltransferase RlmB; protein product: MRKNNNQPFKQKNNEFNSRRTANNSAKPTRRPANKKPAAPVEEAVVEEQTDFVIGKHASLETLKTSDAKKINKIFLQDGLKADFVHDVVKLAKEKRLIIQNVPKNKLDLLSDRQNHQGIILAIAPFEYASVDDIFAKAKAREEEPFILILDNLEDPHNLGSIMRTADAVGVHGIIIPKHRAVGLTSTVAKTSTGAIEHILVARVTNLTQEIKKLKDRGLWIFGTDMAGTDYRKWDAKGPIGLIIGNEGKGLSPIVKKEVDQTLTIPMVGHVQSLNASVAAGVLMYQAYNSRQPLV
- a CDS encoding NYN domain-containing protein — translated: MKKQILIADGYNIIGNWPELNKLKQNDHLADARDRLLQILSEYRKFREIEVILVFDAMYVPGIKQSYVQYNLEVVFTDEDETADSYIEGLAGKLMSPITQVTVVSSDQAEQWTIFSRGALRVSSHDFYREIRRTHREIDHDAKHYHDRTLQRNMPWNPAQLDQLAQVRDALSAEKDD
- a CDS encoding dUTP diphosphatase; this translates as MKKRGFEIVTKYQEAGLSLPVRSTAHSAGYDFACAEDFVLPSIWHYNFVRLFRMIRNGKPLVDDDFERASKTLKPFLVPTGIKAYMQDDEYLMIANRSSNPLKKGLILPNGVGIIDADYYGNDANEGEIFIQMVNFSPRDVILKKGERIGQGIFMPYLVADDEATVTTKRTGGFGSSGR
- a CDS encoding YccF domain-containing protein; this translates as MSLIGTLIWWLFGGLVEAIGWFILGIAWSITIIGIPVGLQCFKIGALTLMPFNATVVSTGGAGSFLLNIVWFFLGGLVMWASHVFWGLLLSITIIGIPFGRQHFKLAALSLSPFGKQIN
- a CDS encoding PIN/TRAM domain-containing protein; translated protein: MQQKRFTKKRILGIVFIILGGALGITAFPVFWPLVHLEDMMYLNNGITNAILGAIIFYLLFLALATPMLRAMHRLEKALTKQSPSFILFGSVFSLIGLLLANVVSIPLYRMPIFALNTVVPILLMIALGYLGFRIGTTRMEEWRRLMQPKKRNADVLERKVGDNFRKYKILDTSVIIDGRIKEIAKTGFIEGTLMVPNFVLHELQLISDSADNLKRARGRRGLDILNDIQKDDSLSVEMYDGDFEDLTEVDSKLVKLAKLLDGIVVTNDYNLNKVCEFQNVPVFNINQLANTLKPAVLPGEAMTVTVVKAGTERQQGVAYLDDGTMIVVEDGQHYLNKPLEVIVTSALQTAAGRMIFARPAHQQKGLKEK
- the rpiA gene encoding ribose-5-phosphate isomerase RpiA — protein: MDKNAMKKMAAERSVDFVEDNMILGLGTGSTVVYMVEALAKRVQAEHLNLTCVCTSIRTEEQAKSLGIPVKALNHVDHIDLTIDGADEVDANFQGIKGGGAAHLFEKLVATTSTRNIWIVDQEKVVDTIGRFPLPVEVIPFGSQQVFNKMAKEGLNPEFRMTADGQHVLTDSKNYVIDLHLNQVQHPHLLASWLSEQVGVVEHGLFLDIVDQVVVGAPDGVKILTAK
- a CDS encoding PTS sugar transporter subunit IIB, whose amino-acid sequence is MAEKTIMLCCAAGMSTSLLVSKMQKAAEAQGLDAEIFATGASDADNQLESKKIDCVLLGPQVRFMEGQFKEKLAPKGIGVEVIDMKAYGMMDGETVLKQALALIG